A window of Hippoglossus stenolepis isolate QCI-W04-F060 chromosome 16, HSTE1.2, whole genome shotgun sequence contains these coding sequences:
- the st8sia6 gene encoding alpha-2,8-sialyltransferase 8F isoform X1 has product MRGQLLKTLVSLMITLLFVGTLLTTLIWYVFNENSVQPQKVPPQKKSAPQPADPCKGCREIIDKVLQRYSPTWKRREDNYQKFRSQLNSKCHGFDKAIITQANTPVGSKLVYDGEKRRSLQVTPEVFSTFTKERPFSNKTWDTCAVVGNGGILTNSSCGQMIDSAQFVIRCNLPPLQNGYEKHVGTKTDLVTANPSILVEKYGALMGRRRPFVKSLRSYGDSLLLIPAFSYGHNTPVSLRAAYTIEDFESPTRPIFFNPEYLQSLAVFWRSQGLRAVRLSTGIIMASLALELCSNVHLYGFWPFSNHPHGLHALTNHYYDNRQTKTKFHAMPAEFDLLLRLHSQGALKLHLGDCQPGEK; this is encoded by the exons ATGAGGGGACAGCTCTTGAAGACACTCGTCTCCCTGATGATCACCCTCCTCTTTGTGGGGACCCTGCTGACCACTCTCATTTGGTACGTGTTCAACGAAAA TAGTGTGCAACCTCAAAAAGTGCCTCCTCAGAAAAAAAGTGCCCCCCAGCCCGCCGACCCTTGTAAAGGCTGCAG GGAAATCATCGACAAAGTACTACAGCGTTACTCTCCAACCTGGAAGAGGCGAGAGGACAATTACCAAAAATTCAG ATCTCAGCTCAACAGCAAGTGCCATGGGTTTGACAAGGCCATTATCACCCAGGCGAACACTCCAGTGGGGTCCAAGCTCGTGTACGAcggtgagaagaggaggagcctgCAGGTGACCCCGGAGGTTTTCAGCACCTTTACGAAG GAGCGTCCTTTCTCAAATAAAACATGGGACACGTGTGCTGTGGTCGGGAACGGAGGGATCCTGACCAACAGCAGCTGTGGGCAGATGATCGACTCAGCTCAGTTTGTCATCAG ATGCAACCTACCTCCTCTGCAGAACGGCTACGAGAAACATGTGGGCACCAAGACTGACCTTGTGACAGCAAACCCAAGCATCCTCGTGGAGAA GTACGGGGCTCTGATGGGGCGTCGGCGTCCGTTTGTGAAGAGCCTGCGCAGCTACGGAGACTCCCTGCTGCTCATTCCCGCCTTCTCCTACGGCCACAACACGCCCGTGTCCCTGCGGGCCGCCTACACCATCGAGGACTTTGAAAGCCCCACACGGCCCATCTTCTTCAACCCCGAGTACCTCCAGAGTCTGGCCGTCTTCTGGCGCTCCCAGGGCCTGAGGGCAGTGCGGCTCAGCACCGGCATTATCATGGCAAGCCTGGCGCTGGAACTCTGCAGCAACGTGCATCTGTATGGGTTCTGGCCTTTCAGTAATCACCCACATGGCCTCCACGCCCTGACTAACCACTACTACGACAACAGACAAACTAAAACGAAATTTCACGCCATGCCGGCAGAGTTTGACCTCTTGTTGCGGCTGCACAGTCAGGGCGCGCTCAAGCTTCACCTGGGAGACTGTCAACCCGGTGAAAAGTAG
- the st8sia6 gene encoding alpha-2,8-sialyltransferase 8F isoform X2, with amino-acid sequence MRGQLLKTLVSLMITLLFVGTLLTTLICSVQPQKVPPQKKSAPQPADPCKGCREIIDKVLQRYSPTWKRREDNYQKFRSQLNSKCHGFDKAIITQANTPVGSKLVYDGEKRRSLQVTPEVFSTFTKERPFSNKTWDTCAVVGNGGILTNSSCGQMIDSAQFVIRCNLPPLQNGYEKHVGTKTDLVTANPSILVEKYGALMGRRRPFVKSLRSYGDSLLLIPAFSYGHNTPVSLRAAYTIEDFESPTRPIFFNPEYLQSLAVFWRSQGLRAVRLSTGIIMASLALELCSNVHLYGFWPFSNHPHGLHALTNHYYDNRQTKTKFHAMPAEFDLLLRLHSQGALKLHLGDCQPGEK; translated from the exons ATGAGGGGACAGCTCTTGAAGACACTCGTCTCCCTGATGATCACCCTCCTCTTTGTGGGGACCCTGCTGACCACTCTCATTTG TAGTGTGCAACCTCAAAAAGTGCCTCCTCAGAAAAAAAGTGCCCCCCAGCCCGCCGACCCTTGTAAAGGCTGCAG GGAAATCATCGACAAAGTACTACAGCGTTACTCTCCAACCTGGAAGAGGCGAGAGGACAATTACCAAAAATTCAG ATCTCAGCTCAACAGCAAGTGCCATGGGTTTGACAAGGCCATTATCACCCAGGCGAACACTCCAGTGGGGTCCAAGCTCGTGTACGAcggtgagaagaggaggagcctgCAGGTGACCCCGGAGGTTTTCAGCACCTTTACGAAG GAGCGTCCTTTCTCAAATAAAACATGGGACACGTGTGCTGTGGTCGGGAACGGAGGGATCCTGACCAACAGCAGCTGTGGGCAGATGATCGACTCAGCTCAGTTTGTCATCAG ATGCAACCTACCTCCTCTGCAGAACGGCTACGAGAAACATGTGGGCACCAAGACTGACCTTGTGACAGCAAACCCAAGCATCCTCGTGGAGAA GTACGGGGCTCTGATGGGGCGTCGGCGTCCGTTTGTGAAGAGCCTGCGCAGCTACGGAGACTCCCTGCTGCTCATTCCCGCCTTCTCCTACGGCCACAACACGCCCGTGTCCCTGCGGGCCGCCTACACCATCGAGGACTTTGAAAGCCCCACACGGCCCATCTTCTTCAACCCCGAGTACCTCCAGAGTCTGGCCGTCTTCTGGCGCTCCCAGGGCCTGAGGGCAGTGCGGCTCAGCACCGGCATTATCATGGCAAGCCTGGCGCTGGAACTCTGCAGCAACGTGCATCTGTATGGGTTCTGGCCTTTCAGTAATCACCCACATGGCCTCCACGCCCTGACTAACCACTACTACGACAACAGACAAACTAAAACGAAATTTCACGCCATGCCGGCAGAGTTTGACCTCTTGTTGCGGCTGCACAGTCAGGGCGCGCTCAAGCTTCACCTGGGAGACTGTCAACCCGGTGAAAAGTAG